From uncultured Roseateles sp., the proteins below share one genomic window:
- a CDS encoding GNAT family N-acetyltransferase, with protein sequence MSQAQALLQTPRLLLRAPTPDLAPAVLDFYRRNATHFAPWDPPLPEDFYDRDAIVTRLRAGAEAFEADSAYRYWITPAGEPERIIGQCHVSQVSRYAFQSAMLGYALDAQAQGKGLMHEALRVLVAEMFSTQVWLHRLQAAYRPENQRSARVLERLGFVTEGLSKNYLFIDGRWRDHVLTALINPNWPAELSPLEA encoded by the coding sequence ATGAGCCAAGCGCAGGCCCTGCTGCAGACGCCGCGCCTGCTGCTGCGCGCGCCCACGCCCGACCTGGCGCCCGCGGTGCTGGATTTCTACCGGCGCAACGCCACGCACTTCGCCCCCTGGGACCCGCCGCTGCCCGAAGACTTCTACGACCGCGACGCGATCGTCACGCGCCTGCGGGCAGGCGCCGAGGCCTTCGAGGCCGACAGCGCCTACCGCTACTGGATCACGCCGGCCGGCGAGCCCGAGCGCATCATCGGCCAGTGCCATGTGTCGCAGGTCTCGCGCTACGCCTTCCAGAGCGCCATGCTGGGTTATGCGCTCGATGCGCAGGCCCAGGGCAAGGGCCTGATGCACGAGGCGTTGAGGGTGCTGGTGGCCGAGATGTTCAGCACCCAGGTCTGGCTGCACCGCCTGCAGGCCGCCTACCGGCCGGAGAATCAGCGCAGCGCCCGGGTGCTGGAGCGGCTGGGCTTTGTGACGGAAGGCTTGTCGAAGAACTATCTGTTCATTGACGGGCGCTGGCGCGACCATGTGCTGACGGCCCTGATCAACCCCAACTGGCCGGCCGAACTGTCGCCGCTGGAAGCCTGA
- a CDS encoding patatin-like phospholipase family protein, which translates to MPDTLTQDQWLKRVLGVSVPRATPSPTTKQVRFAPVSKEIPRPSGGVQITSQTRPRSGGRIQPPPVLKADEFALEGGKKGQKIAVTRKPGGGTVYTAPPPPVREITFSGGGAKGAALPGAIKALQDSGVLRDAKKIAGASVGSMTAALIAAGITSEEFTAVANDDATTDAITEGSGGTKLGLLGAALKNKFTGGTLNPLTGQGLETVVGKVLDDTLRKRIHEYMMQCESTGTKPDDGVAEVAELLTQRGPTFMDLRKLAKAIPAVKEVVITGTYTTELGTVDKASQKGFENQNETGQLYVFDADSEPDLAVAVAVHASASFPAAFKPVDITLAIGLKVRFIDGGVMNNTPTSSSIGNERELDPIPEGRGMTFVFEDEGGASKDLLKGTVAPTQGLTARLQDWFVGSENAGAEYAKNRVVSDRPEEIVEVPLTIEPKQMKWYQRQKLRPWKRKEDPDADMRGGTLNFGLSMEAKLKYQDKTETATNDQIDRAGQPKTREFASDAQMFVSIPLPELQTLVKGGYEGAAQALVFRERVATLLGTLQQAVKAEYAKDDSRIANVLQDPGAKSAIAEFDTLAGKDVDFQGYVAREINKREGLDNLFAAARQGGLKSEALAATYAVADAVKARNQAKNILKDFVYPKMKQEPEGGAGIETLRIVEGLLRGAQEIDDVNGALQIAIDHFLDKPDHRLPKRGHKEFAQQLQRRFIR; encoded by the coding sequence ATGCCCGATACCCTGACCCAAGACCAGTGGCTCAAGCGCGTGCTCGGCGTGAGCGTGCCGCGTGCCACGCCCAGCCCGACCACCAAGCAGGTGCGCTTCGCTCCCGTGTCCAAGGAGATCCCCCGGCCCTCGGGCGGCGTGCAGATCACCTCGCAGACCCGGCCACGCTCGGGTGGGCGCATCCAGCCGCCGCCGGTGTTGAAGGCCGACGAGTTTGCGCTGGAGGGAGGCAAGAAGGGCCAGAAGATCGCGGTGACGCGCAAGCCGGGGGGTGGCACGGTCTACACCGCACCGCCGCCGCCGGTGCGGGAGATCACGTTCTCGGGCGGGGGCGCCAAGGGCGCGGCGCTGCCCGGCGCCATCAAGGCGCTGCAGGACAGCGGCGTGCTGCGCGACGCGAAGAAGATTGCCGGGGCCTCGGTGGGGTCGATGACGGCGGCCCTGATTGCCGCGGGCATCACCTCCGAAGAGTTCACGGCCGTGGCCAATGACGATGCCACCACCGATGCGATCACCGAGGGCAGCGGCGGCACCAAGCTGGGTCTGCTGGGCGCCGCACTGAAGAACAAGTTCACCGGCGGCACCCTGAACCCGCTGACCGGCCAGGGTCTGGAGACGGTGGTTGGCAAGGTGCTGGACGACACGCTGCGCAAGCGCATCCACGAGTACATGATGCAGTGCGAGTCCACCGGCACCAAGCCCGATGATGGCGTGGCCGAGGTGGCCGAGTTGCTGACCCAGCGCGGGCCCACCTTCATGGACCTGCGCAAGCTGGCCAAGGCGATTCCGGCGGTGAAGGAGGTGGTGATCACCGGCACCTACACCACCGAGCTGGGTACCGTGGACAAGGCCTCGCAGAAGGGTTTCGAGAACCAGAACGAGACCGGCCAGCTCTATGTGTTCGACGCCGACAGCGAGCCCGATCTGGCTGTAGCGGTGGCCGTGCACGCCTCTGCCTCGTTCCCGGCGGCGTTCAAGCCGGTGGACATCACCCTGGCGATAGGCCTGAAGGTGCGCTTCATCGACGGCGGGGTGATGAACAACACGCCGACCTCGTCGAGCATTGGCAATGAACGCGAGCTCGACCCGATTCCCGAGGGCCGCGGCATGACCTTCGTCTTTGAAGATGAAGGCGGCGCCAGCAAGGACCTGCTGAAGGGCACGGTCGCGCCCACGCAGGGCCTGACCGCCCGGCTGCAGGACTGGTTTGTCGGCTCCGAGAACGCCGGCGCCGAGTATGCGAAGAACCGCGTGGTGAGCGACCGGCCGGAAGAGATCGTCGAGGTGCCGCTGACGATAGAACCCAAGCAGATGAAGTGGTACCAGCGCCAGAAGCTGCGGCCCTGGAAGCGCAAGGAAGACCCGGACGCCGATATGCGCGGCGGCACCCTGAACTTCGGCCTGTCGATGGAGGCCAAGCTGAAGTACCAGGACAAGACCGAGACGGCCACCAACGATCAGATCGACCGCGCCGGGCAGCCGAAGACGCGCGAGTTCGCGTCCGACGCGCAGATGTTCGTCTCCATCCCTTTGCCTGAGCTGCAGACCCTGGTCAAGGGCGGCTATGAGGGCGCGGCGCAGGCGCTGGTGTTCCGCGAGCGGGTGGCCACGCTGCTGGGCACGCTGCAACAGGCGGTGAAGGCCGAGTACGCCAAGGACGACAGCCGCATCGCCAACGTGCTGCAAGACCCGGGGGCCAAATCGGCCATTGCCGAGTTCGACACGCTGGCGGGCAAGGATGTCGACTTCCAGGGTTATGTGGCACGCGAGATCAACAAGCGCGAGGGCCTCGACAATCTTTTCGCGGCAGCGCGCCAGGGCGGGCTGAAGAGTGAGGCGCTGGCCGCCACCTACGCCGTCGCCGATGCGGTGAAGGCCCGCAACCAGGCGAAGAACATCCTGAAAGATTTCGTCTATCCGAAGATGAAGCAGGAGCCCGAGGGCGGCGCCGGCATCGAGACGCTGCGCATCGTCGAAGGGCTGCTGCGCGGCGCGCAGGAGATTGACGACGTCAACGGCGCGCTGCAGATCGCCATCGACCACTTTCTCGACAAGCCCGACCACCGCCTGCCCAAACGGGGCCACAAAGAATTCGCGCAGCAGTTGCAGCGGCGCTTCATCCGCTGA
- a CDS encoding NAD(P)H-dependent oxidoreductase, with protein sequence MTHLLHIDASARPGRSGTDPFGSHTRRLSHRFVSRWKAARPQDPLSYRDVGVAPPTPVSAAWVHAAFTPQANREDWMHKVLAESDALVDELLNADLLVLGVPMYNFGPPAPFKAYIDNIVRVGRTFGFDRSRPGLPYWPMLSEQGKRIVLLSSRGDFGYEPGGHMAGMNHVEGGIASAFKYLGVAELHCAAIEYDEFADARLALSIEAAEGRVDALVDELLAATSS encoded by the coding sequence TTGACCCATCTACTTCACATTGACGCCAGTGCCCGCCCGGGCCGTTCTGGAACCGATCCGTTCGGCTCGCACACGCGCCGTCTAAGCCATCGATTTGTCAGCCGATGGAAGGCCGCTCGGCCGCAGGATCCCCTGAGCTATCGCGACGTGGGTGTGGCTCCGCCCACGCCAGTCAGTGCCGCCTGGGTGCATGCCGCATTCACCCCGCAAGCCAACCGCGAGGATTGGATGCACAAGGTCTTGGCCGAGAGTGACGCACTGGTCGACGAGTTGCTGAACGCGGACCTCTTGGTGCTGGGTGTTCCCATGTACAACTTCGGCCCGCCTGCACCGTTCAAAGCCTATATCGACAACATCGTGCGCGTGGGTCGCACCTTTGGATTTGATCGCAGCCGGCCTGGCTTGCCCTACTGGCCTATGTTGAGTGAGCAAGGTAAGCGCATCGTGCTGCTGTCTTCGAGAGGTGATTTCGGCTACGAGCCTGGGGGTCATATGGCCGGTATGAACCATGTGGAGGGCGGCATCGCAAGTGCTTTCAAGTACCTCGGCGTAGCAGAGCTTCACTGCGCAGCCATTGAGTACGATGAGTTCGCCGATGCACGGTTGGCACTATCCATCGAAGCCGCCGAAGGCCGTGTCGATGCCTTGGTCGATGAGCTGCTGGCCGCGACGTCGAGCTGA
- a CDS encoding GbsR/MarR family transcriptional regulator — MQGMSPLVRSFVAHFGEMGSRWGINRTVGQIYALIYVSQRPLNADEIAEALEFSRSNLSMGLKELQAWRLVSLRHLPGDRREYFEAPSDAWDIFRTLAEERRRREIEPTLSMLRNALLEEPSTEEDRFAQERMKSMHDLIELMTTWFDDVQRLDAKTLAQLMKMGAKVQKLLEFTGAVKPAAAVGNRS; from the coding sequence ATGCAAGGCATGAGTCCGTTGGTGCGCAGCTTCGTCGCCCACTTCGGCGAGATGGGCAGCCGCTGGGGCATCAACCGCACGGTGGGCCAGATCTATGCGCTGATCTATGTCTCGCAGCGGCCGCTGAATGCCGACGAGATCGCCGAGGCGCTGGAGTTCAGCCGCTCCAACCTGAGCATGGGGCTCAAGGAGCTGCAAGCCTGGCGCCTGGTCAGCCTGCGCCATCTGCCCGGCGACCGGCGCGAGTATTTCGAGGCGCCGTCCGACGCCTGGGACATCTTCCGCACCCTGGCCGAGGAGCGCCGCCGGCGCGAGATCGAGCCGACCTTGAGCATGCTGCGCAACGCGCTGCTGGAAGAGCCCAGCACCGAGGAAGACCGCTTTGCCCAGGAGCGCATGAAGAGCATGCATGACCTGATCGAGCTGATGACCACCTGGTTCGATGATGTGCAGCGGCTGGACGCCAAGACCCTGGCCCAGCTGATGAAGATGGGCGCCAAGGTGCAAAAGCTCCTGGAGTTCACCGGCGCGGTCAAGCCTGCCGCCGCCGTAGGCAACCGGAGCTGA
- a CDS encoding type III secretion system chaperone, with amino-acid sequence MFKSTETLYADLAKTLGVAELPADASGSLELTIGEDSTVILFAEDEFSLMLVAPVMPLPANLDYGLVLWLMRRNFYDSPLAPFRVSCDAAGTLVLWGRVPIEGMSGAALSSLIEALAGQSNLVREELGFGGDAAATS; translated from the coding sequence ATGTTCAAGAGTACCGAAACCCTCTATGCCGATCTGGCCAAGACGCTGGGCGTTGCCGAGCTGCCGGCCGACGCCTCGGGCAGCCTGGAGTTGACGATAGGCGAAGACAGCACGGTGATCTTGTTCGCCGAGGACGAGTTCTCGCTGATGCTGGTGGCCCCGGTGATGCCGCTGCCGGCCAACCTCGACTACGGTCTGGTGCTGTGGCTGATGCGCCGCAATTTCTACGACAGCCCGCTGGCGCCCTTCCGTGTGTCCTGCGACGCCGCCGGCACCCTGGTGTTGTGGGGCCGCGTGCCTATCGAGGGCATGAGCGGTGCCGCTTTAAGCAGCCTGATCGAGGCGCTGGCCGGCCAGAGCAATCTGGTGCGTGAAGAACTCGGCTTCGGCGGTGACGCCGCGGCCACCAGCTGA
- a CDS encoding thioredoxin family protein has protein sequence MKNAAIAESTHHHPVVSHERWLAERLKLLEREKELTRWNDQLAEERRALPWVRIEKDYLFDTPDGPRRLSDLFDGRRQLLVQHFMFAPGWEQGCKSCSYMADHHDGMTAHLAQRDVTLLAISRAPLADIARFRQRMGWQFKWVSSQGSDFNRDFHVSFTPQELATGQVHYNYKMQPFPQAEAPGISVFYRDDAGQVFHTYSRFGRGVEVMMGTYHLLDLTPKGRDEAGMAYGMEWLRHHDRYEAAAPAKAAAAAAGSSCCAAQA, from the coding sequence ATCAAGAACGCAGCAATTGCAGAGAGCACCCACCACCACCCCGTCGTCTCCCACGAGCGCTGGCTCGCCGAGCGTTTGAAGCTGCTGGAGCGCGAAAAGGAGCTGACGCGCTGGAATGATCAACTCGCCGAGGAGCGCCGCGCCCTGCCCTGGGTGCGGATCGAGAAGGACTATCTGTTCGACACCCCCGACGGCCCGCGCCGGCTCTCCGACCTGTTCGACGGCCGCCGCCAGCTGCTGGTGCAGCACTTCATGTTCGCCCCCGGTTGGGAGCAGGGCTGCAAGAGCTGCTCCTATATGGCCGACCACCACGACGGCATGACCGCCCACCTGGCCCAGCGCGACGTGACCCTGCTGGCCATCTCGCGCGCGCCGCTGGCCGACATAGCGCGCTTCCGCCAGCGCATGGGCTGGCAGTTCAAATGGGTGTCGTCGCAGGGCAGCGACTTCAACCGCGACTTCCATGTCAGCTTCACGCCGCAGGAGCTGGCCACCGGTCAGGTGCACTACAACTACAAGATGCAGCCCTTCCCGCAGGCCGAAGCGCCCGGCATCAGCGTGTTCTACCGCGACGATGCCGGCCAGGTCTTCCACACCTACTCCCGCTTCGGCCGCGGCGTCGAAGTGATGATGGGCACCTACCATCTGCTCGACCTGACCCCCAAGGGCCGCGACGAAGCAGGCATGGCCTACGGCATGGAATGGCTGCGCCACCACGACCGCTACGAGGCCGCGGCGCCGGCGAAGGCGGCAGCAGCAGCGGCTGGCAGCTCATGCTGCGCGGCGCAGGCCTGA
- a CDS encoding dienelactone hydrolase family protein, producing MALGTAHAQQAVSVPSLELRGGQPIPLVAQWFAAGGTGQKPVIVMLHGCGGPYNGKGQLSVRTKDYAALFNQAGWHALMLDSLTPRGEKELCTQKNGTRAVTMSNRRLDALGALEWLAQRPDVDARRLVLLGWSNGGSTVLAASNLTVDAVRAAPVRPKALVAFYPGCESDLKRGYAPSAPLLMLVGALDDWTPPQPCQALAEASAEPRPLIGVMPGAYHGFDGEAPLRLRTDVPNGVHPGQGVHVGGNPQARLRSREQLMAFLNAQLQSAP from the coding sequence TTGGCCCTCGGTACCGCCCACGCGCAGCAAGCCGTCAGCGTGCCCAGCCTGGAGTTGCGCGGCGGCCAGCCCATCCCGCTGGTCGCCCAATGGTTTGCGGCCGGCGGCACAGGCCAGAAGCCGGTGATCGTGATGCTGCATGGCTGTGGCGGCCCTTACAACGGCAAAGGCCAGTTGTCTGTACGCACCAAGGACTATGCGGCGCTGTTCAACCAGGCCGGCTGGCATGCGCTGATGCTGGACTCGCTGACGCCCCGCGGTGAAAAAGAACTGTGCACGCAGAAGAACGGCACCCGTGCCGTGACCATGAGCAACCGCCGGCTCGACGCCCTGGGCGCCCTGGAGTGGCTGGCACAGCGGCCCGATGTCGATGCCCGGCGCCTGGTGTTGCTGGGCTGGTCCAACGGCGGCAGCACGGTGCTGGCGGCCAGCAATCTGACGGTGGATGCGGTGCGTGCCGCGCCGGTGCGCCCCAAGGCCCTGGTCGCCTTCTACCCCGGCTGCGAGAGCGATCTGAAGCGCGGCTATGCGCCCAGCGCACCGCTGCTGATGCTGGTCGGTGCGCTGGACGACTGGACGCCGCCTCAGCCCTGCCAGGCCTTGGCCGAGGCCAGCGCCGAGCCCAGGCCGCTGATCGGCGTGATGCCCGGCGCCTACCACGGCTTCGACGGCGAAGCCCCGCTGCGCCTGCGCACCGATGTGCCCAATGGCGTGCACCCCGGCCAGGGCGTGCATGTGGGCGGCAACCCGCAGGCCCGGCTGCGTTCACGCGAGCAGCTGATGGCCTTTCTGAACGCTCAGTTGCAGTCCGCCCCATGA
- a CDS encoding helix-turn-helix domain-containing protein — protein sequence MDSLIAAAGRALAAGDPLGALKRVALRDDPPALALRGIAMAQLGDHTVARALLRRAGRGFGSHEALAQARCIVAEAEVALAMRDLGGSPRALAAAVLTLEAHADHTNALHARLVAVRRLLLLGRLAEAAASLAPLDAHRLPPSLAAVAELSSAELALRSLRTGVAREALARAQEAAQRAQVPALLAEVVEARAALDRPAARRLSAGGEQMLRLDEVEALLKSDALVVDACRRGLGIGSAWQPLARRPVLFTLARALAEAWPGDVDREALIASAFRTQRPDETHRARLRVEIGRLRKLVAALAGIAATARGFVLQAHEGRDVALLVPPIEGEQASLLALLSDGAAWSTSALALALGASQRTVQRALAELEAAGQARSLGRARAQRWLAPPLTGFTTILLLPAALPIE from the coding sequence ATGGACTCCCTGATCGCCGCCGCTGGGCGGGCCCTCGCCGCCGGTGATCCGCTCGGCGCACTGAAGCGCGTTGCCCTGCGCGACGACCCGCCAGCGCTGGCGCTGCGCGGCATCGCCATGGCGCAGCTCGGCGACCACACGGTTGCCCGCGCACTGCTGCGGCGGGCCGGCCGCGGCTTCGGCAGCCATGAGGCGCTGGCCCAGGCGCGTTGCATCGTGGCCGAGGCGGAGGTGGCGCTGGCCATGCGCGATCTGGGCGGCTCGCCGCGCGCGCTGGCCGCGGCGGTGCTGACGCTGGAGGCCCATGCCGATCACACCAATGCGCTGCATGCGCGCCTGGTGGCGGTGCGCCGGCTGCTGCTGCTCGGGCGCCTGGCCGAGGCCGCTGCCTCGCTGGCGCCGCTCGATGCGCACCGGCTGCCGCCCTCGCTGGCGGCCGTGGCCGAGCTGAGCAGCGCCGAGCTGGCCCTGCGCTCGCTGCGCACCGGCGTGGCGCGTGAGGCACTGGCCCGTGCGCAGGAGGCAGCCCAGCGGGCGCAAGTGCCTGCCCTGCTGGCTGAGGTGGTGGAGGCGCGAGCTGCGCTCGATCGCCCTGCTGCGCGGCGCCTGTCTGCCGGCGGCGAACAGATGCTGCGCCTCGACGAGGTCGAAGCGCTGCTGAAATCGGATGCGCTGGTGGTGGACGCCTGCCGCCGGGGCCTGGGCATAGGCTCGGCATGGCAACCGCTGGCCCGTCGGCCGGTGCTGTTCACTCTGGCGCGGGCACTGGCCGAGGCCTGGCCGGGCGATGTGGACCGCGAGGCGCTGATCGCCAGCGCCTTCCGCACCCAGCGCCCCGACGAAACGCACCGGGCCCGCCTGCGCGTCGAGATCGGCCGGCTGCGCAAGCTCGTGGCGGCGTTGGCGGGCATCGCGGCCACCGCGCGCGGCTTTGTGCTCCAGGCGCATGAGGGGCGAGACGTGGCCCTGCTGGTGCCGCCCATCGAAGGCGAGCAGGCCTCGCTGCTGGCCCTGCTGTCCGACGGCGCGGCCTGGTCCACCTCGGCGCTGGCGCTCGCCCTGGGCGCCAGCCAGCGTACGGTGCAGCGCGCGCTGGCGGAGCTGGAGGCTGCCGGCCAGGCCCGCTCACTCGGCCGCGCACGGGCGCAGCGCTGGCTGGCGCCGCCGCTGACCGGATTCACGACGATCTTGTTACTCCCTGCCGCGCTGCCGATTGAATAG
- a CDS encoding cytochrome ubiquinol oxidase subunit I has product MLDPLLLARAQFGANISFHILFPTISIALGWALLFFRWRWLRSGHDAWLQAYRFWTKVFALTFALGVVSGITMSFQFGTNWPGYMEKVGNIAGPLLGYEVLTAFFLEATFLGVMLFGHGRVSERVHLLATFMVAFGTTMSAFWILSLNSWMQTPAGYEIINGEFHATSWLAVLFNPSFPYRLAHVLLASGLTVSFVLAGVSAWQLLKGKAQAYTAKVLRVGLTAGAVLIPLQILVGDMHGLNTLKHQPAKIAAMEGVWETEKGAPLLLFAWPDEASRSNRFALGVPNGASWILTHEPQGEIRGLNEFKGAHPPVAPLFFGFRIMVGMGLAMLALSWLGLWLYRRAGWLAEGLPRPVLWALSLMTFSGWVATIAGWYVTEIGRQPFIVYGLLRTADVASKTPAAMIASTLAAYLTLYVLLIAAYVMVVKRMAEKSPLPEPPVPGLAGQGVAA; this is encoded by the coding sequence ATGCTCGACCCCCTGCTTCTCGCCCGCGCCCAGTTCGGCGCCAACATCAGTTTCCACATCCTGTTTCCGACCATCAGCATCGCGCTGGGCTGGGCCCTGCTGTTCTTCCGCTGGCGCTGGCTGCGCAGCGGTCACGACGCCTGGCTGCAGGCCTACCGCTTCTGGACCAAGGTGTTCGCGCTGACCTTTGCCTTGGGTGTCGTCAGCGGCATCACGATGAGCTTCCAGTTCGGCACCAACTGGCCGGGCTATATGGAAAAGGTGGGCAATATCGCCGGCCCGCTGCTGGGCTACGAGGTGCTGACGGCCTTCTTCCTGGAGGCCACTTTCCTGGGCGTGATGCTGTTCGGCCACGGTCGGGTCAGCGAGCGGGTGCATCTGCTGGCCACCTTCATGGTCGCCTTCGGCACGACGATGAGCGCCTTCTGGATACTGAGCCTGAACTCCTGGATGCAGACTCCGGCCGGCTACGAGATCATCAACGGCGAGTTCCATGCCACCAGCTGGCTGGCCGTGCTGTTCAATCCTTCCTTCCCCTACCGTCTGGCCCATGTGCTGCTGGCCTCCGGGCTCACCGTGTCCTTTGTGCTGGCCGGCGTCAGCGCCTGGCAGCTGCTCAAGGGCAAGGCACAGGCCTACACGGCCAAGGTGCTGCGCGTCGGGCTGACGGCCGGGGCGGTGCTGATACCGCTGCAGATCCTGGTCGGCGACATGCATGGCCTGAATACGCTGAAGCACCAGCCGGCCAAGATCGCTGCGATGGAGGGCGTCTGGGAGACCGAGAAGGGCGCGCCGCTGCTGCTGTTTGCCTGGCCCGACGAGGCCTCGCGCAGCAACCGCTTCGCCCTCGGCGTGCCCAATGGCGCGAGCTGGATACTGACGCACGAGCCACAGGGCGAGATCCGCGGCCTGAACGAATTCAAGGGCGCGCATCCGCCGGTGGCGCCGCTGTTCTTCGGCTTTCGCATCATGGTGGGCATGGGCCTGGCGATGCTGGCCTTGAGCTGGCTGGGCCTGTGGCTGTATCGCCGGGCCGGCTGGCTGGCAGAGGGGCTGCCGCGCCCGGTGCTGTGGGCGCTGAGCCTGATGACGTTCTCGGGCTGGGTGGCCACGATTGCCGGCTGGTATGTGACCGAGATCGGCCGCCAACCGTTCATCGTCTACGGCCTGCTGCGCACCGCCGATGTGGCGTCCAAGACGCCGGCGGCGATGATTGCCAGCACCCTGGCGGCCTATCTCACGCTGTACGTGCTGCTGATCGCCGCCTACGTGATGGTGGTCAAACGCATGGCCGAGAAATCGCCGCTGCCTGAGCCGCCGGTGCCAGGTCTTGCAGGCCAAGGAGTCGCAGCATGA
- a CDS encoding LysR substrate-binding domain-containing protein → MGQGKASLGSDELDSSRLQADENIFIGCRADKRWYFSFFGEFNSSMQARRLPPLASLRAFEATARLGSAKLAAQELSVTPTAISHQIRQLESLLEQALFTRQPRLLILTDGGRQLYEGLRQGFDLMAEALDRLRAGRARPTLTITTTPTLAARWLLPRLKSFREAHPAHELKLHASYELVELDGQSADVALRYGGGQWPGLVAEKLFDVSFLPTCSPSLNLRNPAELLDHTLLHYQWQEGVKSPATWSAWRKLAGLRGLRASAGPAFSDETHALGAAIAGHGVALIDTVSIADELRRGLLVQPFGPAVPGLAYYLVYPAVRRGDAVIEALRTWISGSVAR, encoded by the coding sequence ATGGGTCAAGGCAAGGCGTCCTTAGGTTCAGATGAATTGGATTCGTCACGTCTCCAAGCTGACGAAAATATATTCATTGGTTGCCGCGCCGACAAACGATGGTATTTTTCCTTTTTCGGAGAATTCAATTCATCCATGCAAGCTCGGCGACTACCACCCTTGGCCTCCTTGAGAGCCTTTGAAGCCACGGCCAGGTTAGGGAGCGCAAAACTAGCGGCGCAGGAGTTGTCGGTGACGCCAACAGCCATCAGCCATCAAATCCGCCAGCTGGAGTCCTTGCTTGAGCAGGCCCTCTTCACGAGGCAGCCGCGCTTGTTGATACTGACGGACGGCGGCCGCCAGCTCTACGAGGGCTTGCGGCAGGGTTTCGACTTGATGGCCGAAGCATTGGATAGGCTGCGGGCCGGGCGAGCCCGCCCTACCCTCACCATCACCACCACGCCGACGCTTGCGGCCCGCTGGCTCTTGCCTCGGCTCAAGAGCTTTCGCGAGGCACACCCTGCCCATGAGTTGAAACTGCACGCCTCTTACGAGTTGGTCGAACTGGACGGGCAAAGCGCTGATGTCGCACTGCGATACGGTGGCGGACAGTGGCCGGGTTTGGTCGCTGAGAAACTGTTCGATGTCAGCTTCCTCCCCACCTGCAGCCCCTCCTTGAACTTGCGCAATCCCGCCGAGCTGCTGGACCACACGCTCTTGCACTACCAATGGCAGGAAGGCGTGAAGTCCCCCGCCACTTGGTCGGCATGGCGCAAATTGGCCGGTTTGCGCGGTTTGAGAGCCAGCGCCGGGCCGGCATTCTCGGATGAAACCCATGCCCTGGGCGCCGCCATTGCGGGCCATGGCGTGGCTTTGATCGACACAGTTTCGATTGCCGATGAGCTGCGACGAGGATTGCTTGTGCAGCCCTTTGGCCCCGCAGTACCAGGCCTGGCCTACTACCTTGTCTACCCTGCAGTGCGCCGAGGAGATGCGGTCATCGAGGCGCTACGGACTTGGATTTCGGGGTCAGTCGCACGATGA
- a CDS encoding cytochrome d ubiquinol oxidase subunit II → MNAQEWLPLVFMALMGLAMLAYVVLDGYDLGVGMLMARADDAHKDRMVASIGPFWDANETWLVLGVGIMLIAFPKAHGIVLGALYLPVAAMLLGLTLRGVAFEFRAKAADEHKRLWNRLFTLGSGLAALSQGWMLARYITAFQDGWQYTLFAACIALSLAAAYVLMGACWLIMKGEHELQRDAVRWAKRAWPLMCLGLVAISLATPWVSTTVREKWFRLPEFIALLPIPLMSGLALLALRGLLNSSRILGKLCWLPFALLVTVFLMGFLGLAYSIFPFVVMDRMTLWQAASATESLQFILVGCAVAVPAIIGYTIFAYRVFWGKATELKYA, encoded by the coding sequence ATGAATGCACAAGAATGGCTGCCACTGGTCTTCATGGCCTTGATGGGCCTGGCCATGCTGGCCTATGTGGTGCTGGACGGCTATGACCTCGGCGTGGGCATGCTGATGGCCCGCGCCGACGACGCGCACAAGGACCGCATGGTGGCCTCGATAGGCCCCTTCTGGGACGCCAACGAGACCTGGCTGGTGCTGGGCGTGGGCATCATGCTGATCGCCTTCCCCAAGGCCCATGGCATCGTGCTCGGCGCCTTGTACCTGCCGGTGGCGGCCATGCTGCTGGGCCTGACCCTGCGCGGCGTGGCCTTCGAATTCCGCGCCAAGGCGGCCGACGAGCACAAGCGGCTGTGGAACCGGCTGTTCACTCTCGGGTCAGGTCTTGCCGCGCTGTCCCAGGGCTGGATGCTGGCACGCTACATCACCGCCTTCCAGGACGGCTGGCAGTACACGCTGTTTGCCGCCTGCATCGCGCTGTCGCTGGCCGCGGCCTACGTGCTGATGGGCGCCTGCTGGCTGATCATGAAGGGCGAGCATGAGCTGCAGCGTGACGCCGTGCGCTGGGCCAAGCGTGCCTGGCCGCTGATGTGCCTGGGCCTGGTGGCGATCTCGCTGGCCACGCCCTGGGTCAGCACCACGGTGCGCGAAAAATGGTTCCGCCTGCCCGAGTTCATTGCCCTGCTGCCGATCCCGCTGATGAGCGGGCTGGCCTTGCTGGCGCTGCGTGGCCTGCTCAACTCCTCGCGCATCCTGGGCAAGCTGTGCTGGCTGCCGTTCGCCCTGCTGGTGACGGTGTTCCTGATGGGCTTTCTGGGTCTGGCCTACAGCATCTTCCCGTTTGTCGTGATGGACCGCATGACCCTGTGGCAGGCGGCGAGCGCAACCGAGTCGCTGCAGTTCATTCTGGTCGGCTGCGCCGTGGCCGTGCCGGCCATCATCGGCTACACCATCTTTGCCTACCGGGTGTTCTGGGGCAAGGCGACGGAGTTGAAGTACGCCTAG